A stretch of DNA from Rhodococcus sp. NBC_00297:
GTCACCGCCATCGCCGAGCAGATCGGCGCGCACGGGAACACCGTGAACCGGTGGATCAAGACCGAGTTCGGGCCCTCCCGCGCCCCGGCCGCGGACGAGGTCGTGGCGAGACTGCGGGCCGCCGAGGCCGAGATCGAGCGGCTGCTCGCGGTCAACCGCCGACTCACCGACCGGCTCGCCGCCACCGCACCGCGTTCGGTGGCCGCCGAGTCGGTCATGAGCGGGGCGCGGCTGTGAAGAAGGGCGGGATCGTCGCCCTCGTCGCGGTCCTCGCGGCGGCACTGTTCGTGGTCCTGTTCGTCACCACCCTGAGCCCCAGCGGCGACGAGGACTGCCTGCCGTCGGGCACCTCTGTTCCGTCGGCCGGGGGCGTCCCGGCCGGATCGTTCGCCAAGCCCATGAAGACCGGCGAAGCGCAGCTCACCAGCGGCTTCGGGCCACGGTGGGGCACCCAGCACAACGGCATCGACCTCGCCGGTCCGATCGGCACACCCATCTACGCCTACGCCGACGGTGTCGTCGCCAAAGCCGGTGAGGCGCAGGGATTCGGGCAGTGGATCGTCCTCGACCACAACATCGGCGGGCGCGTCGTCTCCACCGTCTACGGGCACATGTTCCCCGACGGCGTCCTCGTCAAGGTGGGGGACCGGGTCACCGCCGGGCAGCACATCGCGAACGAGGGCAACAACGGTGACACCACCGGAGCGCACCTGCACTTCGAGTACCACCCAGGCGGGTGGGCACCCGGCAACGCCGTCGACCCGGCACCGTTCTACGCCGGAGCCGCCGAGCCCGGTTCCGGTGCAGCTGGTTCCGGAACGCCGGGCAGCTCGCCGTCGACCACCCCGCCGGCCCCGGCCGCACCGGACGTCGCCGTGTCGGCGAATGGCGCGGAGTTGGCAGCGCTCCCCGCGGCGGTCGGGTCGGAGGAGCACTTCCAGGTCGACACCGTCCGCGTCGCCCGCGCCGTCCACGCGAAGTTCCCGCAGATCACGTCCATCGGCGGATGGCGGGCAGACGGCGGCGGCTTCGACGACCACCCGTCCGGCCGGGCCGCGGACATCATGATCGACAACTGGCCCTCGGAGGAAGGCAAGGCGCTCGGCGATCAGGTGAAGGACTATCTCTGGGCCAACCGTCAGGTGTTGCAGATCGAGTACATGATCTGGCGACAGCAGTACATCCCCTCCGACGGTGAACCGAACGTCATGTAGGACAGAGGATCACCGACGCAGAACCACTTCGACCACGTCCACGTCACCACCATCGGCCACGGACCGCCCGCACCCGGGCAGAGTTACGGGGCGCCGCCGGGTGTAGCGGGATCGGCCCCGAAGGCGAACGGCACCTGCACCACCGCACCCGGCGCGGGGATCGGCGACCACGCCGACCTCGCAGCCGGTCAGATCCCACCGGAGTTCGAGAAGTGGCTGCCGCTCTCCGCGGCGCAGTGCCGCGAACTCTCCCCGGCGATCCTCGCCGCACAGCTCGAGCAGGAGTCCGGGTTTCGTCCCGGCCTGACCAGTCCTGCCGGGGCGCGGGGTTACACCCAGTTCCTGCCCGGCACCTGGGCGTCCTACGGGTTCCCCGTCGACGACGAGACCGGCGAGGTCACCGGACCCGCCGGAGCCGGTGACCCGGACGACGTCGGGGATGCGGTCGTGGCGCAAGGACGGTACAACTGCGCCGTCCTCGACGATCTGCGCCCGGGTATGGAATCCGGTGCCGTCACCGGTGATCCGGTGGAGCTGATGCTCGCCGGTTACAACGCCGGCCCCGGAGCCGTGCAGCAGTTCGGCGGCATCCCCCCGTATGTGGAGACGCAGAACTACGTCACCACCATCACAGCCGCCGCCGGCGACTACGACCTCGCCCGATGACCCGACAAGGAGGACCCGTGTTCGACACCCACCACCGCCGACGCCTCACCGCCGTCGTCCTGTTCGCGGCCCTGGCTGTCGTCCTGATCGTCGCCGTCGGCACCGCCGCCGCGCTGTGGGTCACCGGCGACCGTGACGACACCCCCGCGGCTGGGGGAACCGACGCCGGGTTCACCATCGACCCTGTCGGCACCGATCCGGTCGACGTCGCCACCGTCGTCATGGCCGGCGTGTTCACCTGGCAACCGGCAGTGCAGGACTCGACGTGGGACGCCCTGCACACCCAGGCCGGGCATCTCACCGGCCCGATGGCCACCGCCGCCGCGCAGGCGCCGTCACCGGCCCCGAAACCCATCTCGGAGTGGGCGGCATGGGGGCGCAGCGGCGACACCCTCACCGCCGTCGTACGGCCCGATGGGGACACCGCCGTCGACGGCGACACCGCCACAGTTCCGGTCACCATCGCGCAGACCGTGCAGCACCAGTCCGGGCAGGCCACCCCGTACACCACCTACACCGCCACCATCACCCTCAACGACGCTGCGGGGGAATGGAAGGTCAGCGACTACCGGATCACCAGCAGCAGCCTGTGAGAGCAACTAATGGTCGGCGTCGAACGCTCCACCACTGCCGCGGGGAACCGGCCGCGGTCGCTGACCTCGTACCCGCTCGCGTTCGCCCACTCCCGGATCGCCCGCGTCTGTTCCAGATCACGCTTCGTCGATTTCCCGGCGGCCGCCGGGAAGTCGCGAGCTGCGGAAGATGAGCGGTCCGCTTGCGGCCACCGACCCGCTCGCTGTGCTCGATGTAGTAGTCGAGCTTGCGGTCAAACTATCTCGAATTCTTCTCTTCCGGGTCGATTCGGTAGTCGATTCCGTTGACGGAGAAGTCGATCGTTTCCCCGGCTCCGTCGGCGATGCTGCTGACGTCTATATCGTCGGTCAATTCCACGATCTCGCGTTTCGCCACGACAGGAGCCTAGTGCTCGTTCTTCACCCTTCGATTCACTACACGCGACCCTTTTGAGGGATGCGACGGTTATTGGCGGCCAGCCTGGCAACGAGCGCACATCGGGTTCGAGTAGATATTGGGGTGTGCGATCACAGGGCGAGCCCACGGTGTCTCTGTTCGTCGAGTATGGGTCACCGTTCCCCGTCTGGCTGTTCGACTACCCGTTCTGTGGGCGCCGAGGACCGATGAACGTCGAGAAGAACGAATTGCCGTTGACCGGCGATCTGATCCGCGACCTGTACGACTTTCAGCACAACTTCGACGAGTGCTACGACGCCTTTGCTGGCTGGAAGACCCCGGGCGAAGAGCGTTCGTACCACGAGCAGGGCGCACGGTTGCTCCTGGACCTGCAAACGCAGACGCGGCACCTCGGGTTGATGGTCGTGTCGAAGTACTGACAACCGTGCGCAGGTGTCGATGCGCATGGAAGTCGGTGCGGTTGAACGTCAGACCCACAGAATGCCGTCGACGGCATTCTCGGCCGGGGGGTAGGAGCGCATGGCGGCCTGCTCGGCGAGCACCTCGGCTATGTAGCTGGGCGCGCTCTCCACTCTCTGGCCGTTCTCGTCGTAAATGTTGCATCGAGCGATAAGCGTGAGCCCTGCGTACGCGGCGTGGCGAAAGGTCACGTGCACCTGCCCGTGTGGCCATGCACCCGTGAACGACACGCGGACATCGGTGATGTCGGCGGAAATCGACATGGAACCGACCTGCGCGAGGCAGTATCGGACATAGGAATCATGGTCCAACGGTTCTGTACCAGGGGGCGGCACCGGTCGGTGATGTCGATGTCACCAGCGGGCACAACTGTCAGCTCGCCCCTGGTGTCAACGACCGTGACGCCGTACTCGCCGGGCCCGGTGGTCGCCCACATAGCCCATCGGACGTTATCGTGTCAGCGGTGGGATGCAGTCGTGCGACGTTCTACCTCCACTTCCGTAGTAATACGGCTGTCTTGATCAAGTACCTCACTAGGGTCTGGCCCTCGGTGGATGGTGCGACGGACGACGTCGCGGCGACGGTGGCTAGGGGAATTACGAAGAGGGAGTTGCGCGAGAGAATCAGCGACCAACTCCTACTGTGGCGGGCGGTTGAGGGCGCGCCGACTGCAATCAGCGTCACGCGGCTTACCGACCCAGACGTGCGTGTGTGGCTGGACACGAAGAACACCCGTTCCATCGCTGCCGTTGTCGCCGCAGCCACTCACCAGCCGGGACACGTGGACCGTGTTCGTCGATCGCGTATCGCCCTCCTCACCAATATGACGTCCACCGCCATGAGTCTCGAGGACAATGAACTCCAAGTTCTCCCGCGATGATCAAGTCGACTACTTGACCGATCTGTGGGCCGATCTCAGCGTCTGAGTGACTGCCTGACGCTTCGACCCACGTACACGACGCCAGCACCGATGGTTGCGCCGCTAGCCAGAACCTATGGTGGGTCTCGTCGGCGACTCGTCACATCGTGCTTGCTGATCCTCTGATTGATCCAACGCCACGACGCAACGCCCCTCCCGAACGCCCGCGACCAGACGCGACTATCTCCGCCACGATGGACAATGCCATCTCGTGTGTAGTGTGACCGCCGATATCGAGGCCGATTGGAGAGTGCAATCGTGCTGTTTCCTCGACACTGAGACCGTGTTCCAGAAGGCGGGTTATTCGATTCTCGTGGGTTCGACGACTACCGAGCACCCCGATGTATCGGGCCGCAGTTCGTACCGCTACTTCCAGCAGGGGTTCGTCGAACTTGCTGTCGTGAGTGAGAACACACAAAACGGTTGAAGGATCAACAGATCCGGCATCCGACTGCTGTTGCAGATACTGATGTGGCCAAGCGTGTACGACTTCGTCTGCATGAGGGAACCGACTGGCGGTAGCGAACACCGGGCGTGCGTCGCATACGACCACGCGGTAGCCGACGAGCTTCGCGATTTGCGCAACCGCATCTGCGAGGTCGAGACCGCCAAAGACGAGCATTCGTGGTGGTCCAGGGAATGAGTGTACGAAGACCTCGATCGCCGCACCATCCGATTCGACATGCGCCAGTCCCGAGGTACCAGAATGAAGCATCTCCCGGCCGAGTCGTGTAGCGGCAGCATCGATTTCAGGCGTTCCAAAAGATCCATACATCTCGGATGGACTAACCACCAGGTGGACAGGTCCGGAGGTCGCATTCAGATCCACGATCTCGCACACGGCCGACTGGCAACCTACGTGATCCAACAACGTTCGATAGTGCGGCCGCGTTCGACAATCCAGCCTCTCGACGACGATCTCGATCTCGCCGCCGCATGTCAGCGCGACCGCAAAGGGGTCGGTGTCGTTCGCTCCGAACCACAGTCGGTCTCGTGTGCCGTCGAGCGCAGCTGCTGACGCGGCGTCGAACACCACTCCTTCTACGCAACCGCCGGACACCCCGCCGACCGCCTGTCCGTGCGGGCCGACGGCCAGCATAGCCCCGACCCCGTGAACAGCACTCCCTCTCGCTCGAACCACAGTTGCCAGGCCGACGGGGGATCCCTCTACATACCATTGCTTCAACGACTTCACGAGCTCGCGCACTGGGGTCAACGCCTAGTGAAAGCTCTGGAAATCAACCATCCTTCGATGGCTCCTGCGGTGAAGATGCCGACGTAGGGTGCGTACTTTTTTACCGATGTCGGTGCGAAAGACATCACGTTCAACTCACTTGAGACCTGTTCCATGGCCCTCGTCGGGACAACATGGAGTTGTGGTGCAGCATCAGTCCCAAGCGATCGTTCATTCAGGAGCGCACCGAGGTTGACCGCGAACTGTTGCATGACCTTGTTCGACACCGCAACGATAGCGCCCTTGCCGAACGAGACGATCTTGCCACTTATGACGAGGTCGGTACGCAACGTCAGCCGTGACCTGTCGCCCATGGATTCGACCGCCAGGTCGACTTGGGCCTCGGCGTCACCGTTGCCGTGGGAATCCGCCCCTTTGGCTTCCAACGTCAGCGTGTGAGCTTCGCTGTCGACCTCGATGAAACGGATCGTACCGGCGTAGGACGCGCTGATCGGCCCTACTTTGACCTTGACGCCGCCGAGGAAAGTGTCGCCGTCCTTACCCGTGATCGCCGCGCCGGGTACACAGGTGGCGACTTTCTCGACGTCGTTGATCAGCCGGAAGACGTCGTCGGCGGACGCATCGATGTCGAGGGTGTTGGTCAGTATCACTGCGGAACTCCGTTCATTTTCACGCAGCCGGCGCAACGACGTTGCTCGGCGCACGAGTCGATGGCTTCGACGATGGTTTGGTAACCGGTGCATCGGCAATAATTCGACGCGACGACTTCCCGAATTTCGTCTATTTTCGCGTCTGGGTTTTCGGCAAGGAATCCTTCGGCCAGCATCAGGAACCCAGGTGTACAGAAGCCGCATTGCAGGCCGTGGTGTGCGGAGAACGCTTGCTGGAGGTCACTCAGAGTGTCGCCGTTGGACAACGATTCGACAGTGCGTATGTCCGTGTTCTCGACCTGTGCTGCGAAGGTCAGGCATGCACGAGTCGGTTTGCCGTCGATGAGGACGGTGCAGGCTCCGCAGACGCCGTGCTCGCACCCGACGTGGGTGCCCGTCAGGCGCAGATTGTGACGCAGTACGTCCACGAGTGTGCGACGCGGTTCGATGACCACCTCGTGCTCCGTGCCGTTCACAGTGAGTTCGATCAGGTGCTTGTTGCTCATGCTGGTCCCTTCGCCAGTGCGGCCTGTACGGCAACAGGCGTGATCGGCGTGTTGTTCAATTCGACTCCGGTGAAGCGTAGTCCGTCGTTAACGGCGTTAAGCACGGCTGCCGGAGCGCCGATCGTGCCGCCCTCCCCCGCACCCTTGGCACCGGATTCAGTGAACAGGCAGGGGGTTTCGAGGTGCGCGATGCCGATGTCGGGGATCTCGCAGGCAGTCGGCACCTTGTAGTCGATGAAGCTCGCACACAGCGGATTGCCGTTTACGTCGTACGACACCTGCTCGAACAGGGCGCCCGCGATGCCCTGTGCAATACCGCCGCGGCACTGACCTTCGACGATCTTGGGGTTGATGGCGACGCCGCAGTCTTCGACGCAGAAGTAGCGCAATATCTCGACCTTGCCGGTGCCCTCGTGCAGTTCCACGACCACTCCGTGCGTGGCGTTGGAAAAGGTGCCGTCGTTGAACACGTCGAAGCTTGCGGTCGCGGACAGTCCCGGTTCGACGCCCTTGGGCATCAAGTGCGCCTTGAGATACGAGACGTCCGCAATATCTATGTAGGTGACGAACTTCGAATGGTCGTCACGCTGGCGGACGAGGCCCGACCCCAATTCGACATTGTCGTGTCGAGTTTCCATCAAATGTGCCGCAATCTCGCAGAGCTTCTCGCCCAGTTTGTTCGATGCCAGAGCGACCGCGCTGCCGCCGATAGTGATAGATCGCGATGCGAACGAACCGAATCCGTAGGTGATCCGGTCGGTATCGCCCTGCACAATCTTGACCTGCTCCACCTCGATGCCGAGGCAGTCGGCGACAATCTGCGCCATGGTCGTTTCGTGGCTCTGGCCGTGGCTCATCGTGCCGGTGGTGACGACGACGGTCCCGGAGGTGTCCATCTTGACCTCGGAGATGTCGAATCCCGGGACCACGTTCATCTTGCGCGCTGCGAACGCGCTGCTGCCGTAGCCGGTCCGCTCGCTGAAGCAGGAGTAGCCGATGCCGACGTGCCGTCCGGCGGCGAGCGCCCGCTCTTGATACGAGTACCAGCCTTCGTCGCGCAGCGTCTTCTCGCACAGGTTCAGGGCTTCGAGGTAGGAGCCGGGGTCGTAGGTGATGTTGTTGACGCCGGTGTACGGGAACGCGGTGATTACGTTGCGGCGACGGATCTCGACGGCGTCGAGCCCGAGCGCCCGTGCCGCCCGCTCGAACAGTCGCTCCATCACCATGACGTACTGCGGCCGAGAGACGCCGCGATACGGAGCGGTCGGGGTCTTGTTGCTAAAGATCGACCGTCCGCGCACGCGGTATGCCGGAACCTTATACACACCGGGCATTTCCGCCGAGGCCATCAGCGGTTCGATACCGGCGGTGAACGGGTAGCACGAGTAAGCTCCCATATCGCAGACGACGTCCGCGTCGAGCCCCAGGATGTGTCCTTCGGAGTCGAACGCTGCGCGCACGTCGTACTGCTGCTCGCGAGCGAGGAACGACGCGGTCAACGCGTCTTTTCGGTCCTCGATCCACTTGACCGGGCGACCTAGCTTCAGCGCGGCTGCCGCTACGGCAATCTCTTCGCGACCCACGACGCACTTCTGGCCGAATCCGCCGCCCATGTCGGGGACGACGACGCGCACCTGACGCTCGTCCAGCCCGAGACACAGCGCGGTGACGGTACGGACCTGGTGCGGGACCTGGGTGCAAATGTAAATGATCAACTGCTCGTCGCGGCCGTCCCAGTAGGCGAGGCAACCACGAGTCTCGAGGGGCAGTGCGTTCTGACGTCCGGTCCGCGATCGAACGGTAACGATGGTGTGGGCGTCGTCGAAGATCACGTCGATGCCCTCCGTCGCGAACATCTGTACGTCGACGACCGTGTTGTTCGGGACGCCGTCATGCACCAGCGGGACGCCGTCGCTCACCGCCTGATCGGCGGACGTGATCGCGGTGTCGGTCTGGTAGGCCACGCGTGCTGCCTCGAGCCCGTCCTCGACGGTGTAGGCATCGTCGGCGACGACCAACGCCAGCGGTTCCCCCACGTATCTGACAACATCGCTACTGAGCACGGGCATGTCTGTCGGCACGAATTCCGACAGTGGGCGAACCAATACGGCGCGAATTGGCTTCAAGTCGAGGTCCGCGGCAGTGAACACGGCGCGGACGCCGTCGACCTCG
This window harbors:
- a CDS encoding transposase, yielding MRPRYEADVRSWALSTYRSSRPNYASRDQCVTAIAEQIGAHGNTVNRWIKTEFGPSRAPAADEVVARLRAAEAEIERLLAVNRRLTDRLAATAPRSVAAESVMSGARL
- a CDS encoding M23 family metallopeptidase, with translation MKKGGIVALVAVLAAALFVVLFVTTLSPSGDEDCLPSGTSVPSAGGVPAGSFAKPMKTGEAQLTSGFGPRWGTQHNGIDLAGPIGTPIYAYADGVVAKAGEAQGFGQWIVLDHNIGGRVVSTVYGHMFPDGVLVKVGDRVTAGQHIANEGNNGDTTGAHLHFEYHPGGWAPGNAVDPAPFYAGAAEPGSGAAGSGTPGSSPSTTPPAPAAPDVAVSANGAELAALPAAVGSEEHFQVDTVRVARAVHAKFPQITSIGGWRADGGGFDDHPSGRAADIMIDNWPSEEGKALGDQVKDYLWANRQVLQIEYMIWRQQYIPSDGEPNVM
- a CDS encoding lytic transglycosylase domain-containing protein, giving the protein MAQGRYNCAVLDDLRPGMESGAVTGDPVELMLAGYNAGPGAVQQFGGIPPYVETQNYVTTITAAAGDYDLAR
- a CDS encoding Lsr2 family DNA-binding protein, producing the protein MEQTRAIREWANASGYEVSDRGRFPAAVVERSTPTISCSHRLLLVIR
- a CDS encoding Lsr2 dimerization domain-containing protein, with the translated sequence MAKREIVELTDDIDVSSIADGAGETIDFSVNGIDYRIDPEEKNSR
- a CDS encoding XdhC family protein, with product MRELVKSLKQWYVEGSPVGLATVVRARGSAVHGVGAMLAVGPHGQAVGGVSGGCVEGVVFDAASAAALDGTRDRLWFGANDTDPFAVALTCGGEIEIVVERLDCRTRPHYRTLLDHVGCQSAVCEIVDLNATSGPVHLVVSPSEMYGSFGTPEIDAAATRLGREMLHSGTSGLAHVESDGAAIEVFVHSFPGPPRMLVFGGLDLADAVAQIAKLVGYRVVVCDARPVFATASRFPHADEVVHAWPHQYLQQQSDAGSVDPSTVLCVLTHDSKFDEPLLEVAVRTAARYIGVLGSRRTHENRITRLLEHGLSVEETARLHSPIGLDIGGHTTHEMALSIVAEIVASGRGRSGGALRRGVGSIRGSASTM
- a CDS encoding SRPBCC family protein codes for the protein MILTNTLDIDASADDVFRLINDVEKVATCVPGAAITGKDGDTFLGGVKVKVGPISASYAGTIRFIEVDSEAHTLTLEAKGADSHGNGDAEAQVDLAVESMGDRSRLTLRTDLVISGKIVSFGKGAIVAVSNKVMQQFAVNLGALLNERSLGTDAAPQLHVVPTRAMEQVSSELNVMSFAPTSVKKYAPYVGIFTAGAIEGWLISRAFTRR
- a CDS encoding (2Fe-2S)-binding protein, with product MSNKHLIELTVNGTEHEVVIEPRRTLVDVLRHNLRLTGTHVGCEHGVCGACTVLIDGKPTRACLTFAAQVENTDIRTVESLSNGDTLSDLQQAFSAHHGLQCGFCTPGFLMLAEGFLAENPDAKIDEIREVVASNYCRCTGYQTIVEAIDSCAEQRRCAGCVKMNGVPQ
- a CDS encoding xanthine dehydrogenase family protein molybdopterin-binding subunit; translated protein: MSSTEVLTPKFVGTSVARREDPRLLTGRGRFVDDIAMPGMLHAQFVRSTVAAGSVTTLDVSDVTEVDGVRAVFTAADLDLKPIRAVLVRPLSEFVPTDMPVLSSDVVRYVGEPLALVVADDAYTVEDGLEAARVAYQTDTAITSADQAVSDGVPLVHDGVPNNTVVDVQMFATEGIDVIFDDAHTIVTVRSRTGRQNALPLETRGCLAYWDGRDEQLIIYICTQVPHQVRTVTALCLGLDERQVRVVVPDMGGGFGQKCVVGREEIAVAAAALKLGRPVKWIEDRKDALTASFLAREQQYDVRAAFDSEGHILGLDADVVCDMGAYSCYPFTAGIEPLMASAEMPGVYKVPAYRVRGRSIFSNKTPTAPYRGVSRPQYVMVMERLFERAARALGLDAVEIRRRNVITAFPYTGVNNITYDPGSYLEALNLCEKTLRDEGWYSYQERALAAGRHVGIGYSCFSERTGYGSSAFAARKMNVVPGFDISEVKMDTSGTVVVTTGTMSHGQSHETTMAQIVADCLGIEVEQVKIVQGDTDRITYGFGSFASRSITIGGSAVALASNKLGEKLCEIAAHLMETRHDNVELGSGLVRQRDDHSKFVTYIDIADVSYLKAHLMPKGVEPGLSATASFDVFNDGTFSNATHGVVVELHEGTGKVEILRYFCVEDCGVAINPKIVEGQCRGGIAQGIAGALFEQVSYDVNGNPLCASFIDYKVPTACEIPDIGIAHLETPCLFTESGAKGAGEGGTIGAPAAVLNAVNDGLRFTGVELNNTPITPVAVQAALAKGPA